Part of the Fundidesulfovibrio terrae genome is shown below.
AGCTCTGAAAACTCCAGAGCCTCAGCCGTTCAGCCGGAGGTGGAATCCTTGGGGTAGATGTACACGACGGTCCAGCGCCCGGTGAGGCCGGCCAGGCTCACGGAGCGCACGCGCGCGTCCGGAAGGGCCGCCTCCAGGGTGAAATCCGGGGCCCGTTCGCCTTCGGCAGGTATGATCATCACGTTTCTCCTTGTTGACCGGGGGGGGCGCCAGCCGCGCAGCCGCTCGTCGGGCGGCCGCGGAACTTCACAGACGCCCGCAAACGCGTTATGTGTACGGCATGCCCCCCGAACTGAGTGCCTTCAATCCCGAATACCTGAAGGTGTTCGCTGTCATATTCTGCCTGGCCATGGCCGCGCCCGGGATGCTCTACATCCTCAGGCGCAGGACCATCGGACGTCAGTCCGGGCCGCGCAAGCTTTTGTCCTCGGAGATATTCTCCCTCTTCGCGTCCCTGTACGCATTTTTTTTGGGTTTTTCCATCGTCACCCTGTGGGGATGCTTCGTTTCCGCCAAGAACGTGGTCAACGCCGAGGCCGGGGCGGTGCTGACTACCGCCCGCATGTCCGTTCCCCTGGATCGCTCCGAGCCTTTCCGGCAGGCCCTGGCCGTGTACGTCAGGAGCGTCATCGAGGACGAATGGCCCGCCATGGACAACGGCGACGCCATGAGCGAACGCTCGTCCGAACTCTTCGCGGACGTCTGGAACGCCTATTACGCCATGAAACCGGCGGATAAGGACTCGTGGTCGCAATATTCGGGGGTGGGGCAGTCCCTGGCGGAGGTCAACCGCCAGCGGTTCTCCCGCTCCCAGACTCTGTCGGGCAACCTTTTTCCGCCCATCTGGGTGGTCCTGGGATTCGGGCTGGTGGGGGTTTTCGCCGGCCTTCTGCTCACAAACCCCGAGCAGACCGCCACCATGGTGCTCATGGAGATCATCGTGGCGTTCATGGTGTTTTCCTGCGTGTATCTGATCTCGGACCTGTCCACGCCGTTTTCGGGCGCCCTGAGCGTCGGGCCGTCGCCGTTCCAGGACGTCTACGCCAGGATGCTGGCCATGCCGGGACCGGCCGGGTAGGTGAGGGCCAGGAGCGCGCCGTGAGCAAAATCTGGGACCGCCACTTCTTCAAGTACGCCGGGGTCGAACCGGCCAACCAGATGCGCAAGGAGCAGCGCAAGGCCCACAACGCGTACGTTTCGGGCCTCACCTACGAAAAGCCCAAGGACAGCCCCGACCGGCCCGACAACATGGAGCGCGCGGCCATGGAGCGGGCCAAGGACCTGCCCGAGATAGACAACCCGTCCAAGATATTGGCTGCGAACAGCGCGTTCAAGGCGCCCTACGCCGAAGGCGAGGAGCCGGGCGTGGTCAGGAGCAGCCCGGACAATCCCAGCACTATCCTGGAACCGCTGGAAAAGGCGCAGGCTCCCGTGCCCCAGGCCGCGTCGAACACGGCCGACATGCCCGCCGAGTTCCGTCCTGCATCGGCGCTGCCGGAGCAGGATTCGGGACGGGTGATCAAGGAGCAGGCCTAGCTTCTTGCGTTCCCGGTCTCGGACGGGGAAACTCACCAGAACAGGTCCGCCCCCCCCAGGTGGTTCCCGACCTGTCTGAAGGCCGCCCCGGCCATGGCCTCGATGGCCCGCCTGCCCTCGTCGCCCACATCCAGGCTGAAGGGGGTGACGAAGGTCTCGATGTGGGCCTTGGTCACCTCGGGCGAGAGTTCCTGGGCGTTCTTGGCGATAAACTCCCGGCTGTCTTCCGGGTGCTTCCAGGCGTGCACGAGGCTTGCCCGGATGGCCCGCGCCGCCATGTCCGCCACGTCAGGGCCAAGCGATCGCTTCAGGGCGATAACCCCCAGGGGCAGGGGCAGCTTGTAGCAGCCCTCCCACCAGGCCCCGTAGTCGAGCACTAGGTCGAGCCCGTGCTGGGCGTAGGTGAAGCGTCCCTCGTGGATGACCACGCCCGCATCCACCTGCCCGGAGGCGATGGCCGGCATGATCTCGTCGTAGCGCAGCTGCACGCGCCTGCCCGGCGTTCCGGCCAGGCTCGCCAGGAGCGCCGCCGTGGTGCGCGCCCCGGGAAGGGCCAGGGTCTCGAACGCCTGGCGCGGATCGTATCCCTTGCGCGCCAGCAGCAGCGGGCCGCAGCCGCGCCCCAGCGCACCGCCGCAGGAGAGCAGCCGGTAGTGCCGGCTCGCCTCGGCCATGGCGGCCATGGAGATCTTGACCACGTCCAGCTCTCCCGACGCGGCCAAGGCGTTCAACTCCTCCACGTCGGCCATGACCAGGCGCGACAGGCCGAATTCGGGATTGGCGGGAGCCAGCCCGTGTATGAGCCCGTGGAAGATGAAGGTGTCGTTGGGGCAGGGGGAGATGCCCAGACTCAGTTGACGGGGAGTGTTTGGGGGAGTATCGGTGACCACCCGGTCACTTTAGCCGGGACGAACCATGGAAGCAAGCCCCACTTTTCAGAACATCCCCCCCGACAAGCAGCGGCGGGTGCTGGACGAGGCCCAGAAGGAGTTCGCTGAGCGCGGCTTCCTGGGGGCCAGCATGAACCGTCTGGCGGCCCGCCTTGGCATCGCCAAGGGGTCGATATTCAAGTATTTCGGTAGCAAGGAGGGGCTCTTCGCCAAGGTGTTCGACGGAGCGGTGGAGCATTTCTCGGGCTTTCTGCGCAAATCCCGGGATGAAACCGTGGGCCGTCCCCTGGCCGAGCGCCTGGAGCGCCTGCTGGTGGTGGGCACGGACTTCGTGCGCACCCATCCGGACATCTACCGCATCTACCTGAAGATGCTCTTCAACGAGGACTTCCCTCTGCGTGAGCGCTTTCTCGGCCAGGTGCGCGCTTTGTCCGCCCGTTTTCTCACGCCGATCATCGAACAGGCCAAGGCTTCCGGCGAGCTCCCCGCGAGCCTGGAGACGCCGCTTGCCGTGTTCGTGCTGGACGCCGTGCTGGACCGCTTCGTCCAGTCCCAGGCCCAGTCCTGGATGGACACGGGCCTTCATTTGTCACTCTCGGACCCCGAAACGTCGCGCCGGGCCGCTTCGCGCCTGGCCGAAATGCTGGCTGGAGGTTTTCGCGTTGGATAGATCCTATATCGCATCCCTGGGGCTCGAACCCGTGCTGGACAAGGTCCTGGCCGGGGCGCGCCTGAGCATGGGCGAGGGGCAAGCACTCTACGACTGCCCGGACTTGCACGTCCCGGCCCTCATGGCCCGCCACGTGCGCACCCGCCTGCATGGCGACCGCGTTCATTACGTGGTGAACCGCCACGTGAACCCCACCAACATCTGCGTGAACCGCTGCCGCTTCTGCGCCTACCGCCGCGACGAGGGGCAGGACGGGGCCTACGTGCTCACGGCCGAGGAGGCGCTTGAAAAGCTTCGCGCGGCCGGTCCCGTGGACGAGGTGCACATCGTGGGCGGCTGCCATCCGGCCCTGGGCCTCGGCTACTACGAAGACCTGGCCGCACGGGTGCGCGCGGCCTACCCCAAGGCGTCCATCAAGGCCCTCACCGCCGTGGAGATCGACCACCTGGCCAAGGTCTCGGGCGTGTCCATCCGCGAAGTTCTCGACCGGCTCAAGGGCGCCGGGGTGGACATGCTGCCGGGCGGCGGCGCGGAAATCTTCGCCGAAGGCCCGCGCAAGACGCTCTGCCCCGAGAAGATCGGGGGCGAGGCCTGGCTGTCGGTGATGGCCGAGGCCCACGCGGCGGGGCTTCGCTCCAACGCCACCATGCTCTTCGGCCATCTGGAAACCACCACCCACCGCCTGGAGCACATGGACGCCCTGCGCCGCCAGCAGGACGCCACGGGCGGCTTCGTCTGCTTCATCCCGCTGCCCTACCTGCCCGGAAACAACCCCTTGGGCGAGGAAGCCAGCGGCCCCTCGGCCATGGACGTTCTGCGCACCATGTCCGTGGCCCGGCTGATGCTCGACAACATCCCGCACATCAAGGCCTACTGGGTGATGCTGGGCTTGAAGCTCTCGCAGCTGTGCCTGTCCTACGGCGCGGACGACCTGGACGGCACCGTGGTGGAGGAGAACATCGGACACGAGGCGGGCAGCGGCACGCAGCAGGCCCTGACCATCCCCGAATTGGAAGAGGCCATCCGGTCCAGCGGATTCACTCCCGTGCGCCGCGACGGGCTATTCAGGGAGGCGACGCAGTGACCGCCATGTTCGACGACGAAGCGGTGCTGGCTATCGCCCGCAAGGCGGAGTCCGGGAAGCGCCTGGAGCTCGAGGACGCCATGACCCTGGCCGCCTCGGCCAGCCTCGCCACGCTTGGCAGCCTGGCCCACCGGGTCCGCATGGCCAAACACCCGGCCATGGCAGTGACCTACGTGGTGGATAGAAACGTCAACTCCACCAACATCTGCGAGTGCGGCTGCCGCTTCTGCGCCTTCTTCAAGGCTCCGGGGCAGGCGGGCGGCTACGTGCTCTCCCGCGAGGAGCTCGGCCGCAAGATCGAGGAGACCCTGGCCCTGGGCGGGCGGCAGATACTCCTGCAGGGCGGCCACAACCCGGACATGGGCCTGGAATACTACGAGGGCCTGCTCACCTTCGTGCGCGAAACCTATCCCGACATCCACGTGCACGGCTTCTCGCCCCCGGAGATCATGTATTTCTCCGGTCTGGCCGGGATTCACCACTCCGAGGTCATCAGGCGCCTTCGGGCCGCCGGTCTGGCCTCCATCCCCGGCGGCGGTGCGGAGATCCTCTCCGACCGCGTGCGCAAGGCGGTGGCCCCGGCCAAGTGCTTGAGCGCCGAGTGGTTGGACGTCATGCGCCAGGCGCATCTCCAGGGGCTTCGCACCACGGCCACCATGATGTTCGGCCACGTGGAGACCTGGGAGGAGCGCATCGGGCATCTCCTCGCCCTGCGCGAACTGCAGGACGAGACCCGGGGCTTCACGGCGTTCATCCCCTGGGGCTTCCAGCCCGACAACACGGCGCTGGGCGGAAAGAAGTGCTCCCCGCAGGAGTACCTGCGGGTACTGTCCATTTCGCGCCTGGTGCTGGACAACTTCCAGAACCTCCAGGCGTCCTGGGTGACCATGGGCCGCGAGATCGCCCAGGCCTCGCTGTGGTACGGGGCCAACGACTTCGGCTCCACCATGATCGAGGAGAACGTGGTAGCCGCCGCCGGAGTGCGCTTCCGCATGGACGAGCCGGGCGTGCGCCAGGCCATCGGTGCCGCCGGTTTCACCCCTCGCCGCCGGGCCATGGACTACACCATCGTGGAGCCGTTATGACCGCCTCCCGCGCCTTGCGCCTCGGGCGCATCAGCTACCTGAACGTGCTGCCCATCTACCATCCCTTGGAGGCGGGCTGGATCAAGCACGATTTCGACATCGTGTCCGGCCCCCCGGCCAGGCTCAACGAGCTCATCCGCGCGGACGAGCTGGACCTCTCGGCCTGCTCCTCCATCGAGTACGCCCGCAACCCGGATCAATACTACCTGCTGCCGGACCTGGCCATCGGCAGCAAGGGGCCGGTCAAGAGCGTGCTGCTTTTAAGCCGTATTCCCCCCGAGGACCTGGACGGCTTAAGCCTCCTGGTCACCGCCGAGACGCATACCTCGGCGGCGCTTCTGCGCATCGTGCTGGAGCGGGTCTACCATGTGCGGCCGAAATTCAAGGCCGCGCCCGGCTCCGTGCGCCAGTCCCTGGCCCAGGGCGCGGACGATCCCGCCGTGCTGGCCATCGGCGACGAGGCCCTGGCCATGCGCCAGGACCAGCGCTTCCCCTACCAGCTGGATCTGGGCGAGGTGTGGCGCGACTGGACGGGGCTGCCCTTCGTGTTCGGCGTGTGGGTGGCCCGGCGCGCCGCCGCCGAGGCCGATCCCGAGGGAGTGGCCCGGGGGGCGCGGCTTCTGCGCGAGGCCAAGCGCACCGGCGTGGCCGCCATCGAGGAGGTGGTGGGGCTGGCGTCCTTCGCCAAGCCCAAACTGGGGCGGGCGGAGATCAGGCGCTACTTCGGCCACCTGAGCTACGACCTGGGGGAACCGGAGCAGACGGGCCTGTCGCGGTTCTTCGACTGTCTGGCCGAACACGGCATCATCGGGAAGGCTCCGGCTCTATCGATACTCTAGATCGAACCATCAAGGGTTGATTCGTGCTCCTAATAATCATACACTGAGGAGGTCCACAACACTTCCATCCCCGTTCTACAGGAGGACGTCTCTCCCATGAAGCGCCTGCTCGCCCTGCCTATTCTTCTGGCCTTGTTGCTCTGCTGCGCACTCCCAACCCGGGCGGAAACAGAAATCAAGATGAGCGGCGACGTGCGCGTTTACGGGGCTTACTGGCGGCAACCGCAGTATACCGGATGGAACTTCAATGGCACGCGCACCCAAGACGCCTTTACGATCTTCGAGCGTGTGCGCGTGCGCACCGATTTCATCGCCAACGAAGGCCTGCGCTTCCGTCTCTCCTGGAAGAGCGGCGACATTCCCTGGGGCGCGTCCACCTTCACCGTGGACAACCCCACCAGCGTCTTCAAGGTCTACCAGGCGTTCATGCAGTTCAGGTGGCCGGGCACGGACATCGAGTTCACCGTGGGCCTGCAGGACATGGACCTGCCCTTCTCGGCCGACTGGATGGACGGGAACCCCGTGTTCGGCAGCACGCGCACCGCGGCGGCCATGGTGCGGATTCCGGTCTCCGACCAGTTCTCGATCGTGAGCGGATTCACCCGGTTGCTGGACGCCAACAAGGATTTCGACCCCACGACCACGCAGAAGGCCGACGAGCTCGACGGCTACATCCTGACCCTCCCGGTGGAAGTGAAGGGCTTCAAGGCCACGCCCTGGGGCATGCTGGCGGTGGCCGGGCGCAATGCCGGCTACGGCTCGGTGCAAGTGGGCAACGGCGGGTATTCCAACGAGACTCTGGCCGTGAACCTGTTGTCCGCGGCGTCCCTGGGAACCGCGGCCACCTGGAAGAACGCCCAGAACGCATACTGGTGGGTGGGCTCCGCGTTCGTCCTGAGCGCCCTCGATCCGTTCAAGTTCTACGCCGACGTGATCTACGGTTCGGGCAACGACAACGACCGGGCCAGGT
Proteins encoded:
- a CDS encoding redoxin domain-containing protein; this encodes MIIPAEGERAPDFTLEAALPDARVRSVSLAGLTGRWTVVYIYPKDSTSG
- a CDS encoding DUF4239 domain-containing protein, whose translation is MPPELSAFNPEYLKVFAVIFCLAMAAPGMLYILRRRTIGRQSGPRKLLSSEIFSLFASLYAFFLGFSIVTLWGCFVSAKNVVNAEAGAVLTTARMSVPLDRSEPFRQALAVYVRSVIEDEWPAMDNGDAMSERSSELFADVWNAYYAMKPADKDSWSQYSGVGQSLAEVNRQRFSRSQTLSGNLFPPIWVVLGFGLVGVFAGLLLTNPEQTATMVLMEIIVAFMVFSCVYLISDLSTPFSGALSVGPSPFQDVYARMLAMPGPAG
- a CDS encoding 1,4-dihydroxy-6-naphthoate synthase; translation: MVTDTPPNTPRQLSLGISPCPNDTFIFHGLIHGLAPANPEFGLSRLVMADVEELNALAASGELDVVKISMAAMAEASRHYRLLSCGGALGRGCGPLLLARKGYDPRQAFETLALPGARTTAALLASLAGTPGRRVQLRYDEIMPAIASGQVDAGVVIHEGRFTYAQHGLDLVLDYGAWWEGCYKLPLPLGVIALKRSLGPDVADMAARAIRASLVHAWKHPEDSREFIAKNAQELSPEVTKAHIETFVTPFSLDVGDEGRRAIEAMAGAAFRQVGNHLGGADLFW
- a CDS encoding TetR/AcrR family transcriptional regulator, which produces MEASPTFQNIPPDKQRRVLDEAQKEFAERGFLGASMNRLAARLGIAKGSIFKYFGSKEGLFAKVFDGAVEHFSGFLRKSRDETVGRPLAERLERLLVVGTDFVRTHPDIYRIYLKMLFNEDFPLRERFLGQVRALSARFLTPIIEQAKASGELPASLETPLAVFVLDAVLDRFVQSQAQSWMDTGLHLSLSDPETSRRAASRLAEMLAGGFRVG
- the mqnE gene encoding aminofutalosine synthase MqnE, with amino-acid sequence MDRSYIASLGLEPVLDKVLAGARLSMGEGQALYDCPDLHVPALMARHVRTRLHGDRVHYVVNRHVNPTNICVNRCRFCAYRRDEGQDGAYVLTAEEALEKLRAAGPVDEVHIVGGCHPALGLGYYEDLAARVRAAYPKASIKALTAVEIDHLAKVSGVSIREVLDRLKGAGVDMLPGGGAEIFAEGPRKTLCPEKIGGEAWLSVMAEAHAAGLRSNATMLFGHLETTTHRLEHMDALRRQQDATGGFVCFIPLPYLPGNNPLGEEASGPSAMDVLRTMSVARLMLDNIPHIKAYWVMLGLKLSQLCLSYGADDLDGTVVEENIGHEAGSGTQQALTIPELEEAIRSSGFTPVRRDGLFREATQ
- the mqnC gene encoding cyclic dehypoxanthinyl futalosine synthase — protein: MFDDEAVLAIARKAESGKRLELEDAMTLAASASLATLGSLAHRVRMAKHPAMAVTYVVDRNVNSTNICECGCRFCAFFKAPGQAGGYVLSREELGRKIEETLALGGRQILLQGGHNPDMGLEYYEGLLTFVRETYPDIHVHGFSPPEIMYFSGLAGIHHSEVIRRLRAAGLASIPGGGAEILSDRVRKAVAPAKCLSAEWLDVMRQAHLQGLRTTATMMFGHVETWEERIGHLLALRELQDETRGFTAFIPWGFQPDNTALGGKKCSPQEYLRVLSISRLVLDNFQNLQASWVTMGREIAQASLWYGANDFGSTMIEENVVAAAGVRFRMDEPGVRQAIGAAGFTPRRRAMDYTIVEPL
- a CDS encoding menaquinone biosynthetic enzyme MqnA/MqnD family protein encodes the protein MTASRALRLGRISYLNVLPIYHPLEAGWIKHDFDIVSGPPARLNELIRADELDLSACSSIEYARNPDQYYLLPDLAIGSKGPVKSVLLLSRIPPEDLDGLSLLVTAETHTSAALLRIVLERVYHVRPKFKAAPGSVRQSLAQGADDPAVLAIGDEALAMRQDQRFPYQLDLGEVWRDWTGLPFVFGVWVARRAAAEADPEGVARGARLLREAKRTGVAAIEEVVGLASFAKPKLGRAEIRRYFGHLSYDLGEPEQTGLSRFFDCLAEHGIIGKAPALSIL
- a CDS encoding outer membrane homotrimeric porin, which produces MKRLLALPILLALLLCCALPTRAETEIKMSGDVRVYGAYWRQPQYTGWNFNGTRTQDAFTIFERVRVRTDFIANEGLRFRLSWKSGDIPWGASTFTVDNPTSVFKVYQAFMQFRWPGTDIEFTVGLQDMDLPFSADWMDGNPVFGSTRTAAAMVRIPVSDQFSIVSGFTRLLDANKDFDPTTTQKADELDGYILTLPVEVKGFKATPWGMLAVAGRNAGYGSVQVGNGGYSNETLAVNLLSAASLGTAATWKNAQNAYWWVGSAFVLSALDPFKFYADVIYGSGNDNDRARFRRHGLFVDVAAEYTGFESVTPQLTFWYSPGEDSSTRNGSERLPSVVNYWCPSNSFLFDGDQPFNNEFMNINPVGAWGFVAAVDKMTFVKNLFHRVTLSYAHGANSPAALRAANALQGTGNYVQIGRDLSDKESVIGIGFDNQYNVYENLALILDTGWSHGSFQTSVWGHRFANATRNGDAFKVMTGFKYKF